A single genomic interval of Aureliella helgolandensis harbors:
- a CDS encoding SEFIR domain-containing protein: MNTPAPKCFMSYSWTTKQHATRVLELSTDLVENGVDVVLDKWDLREGHDANHFMETMVSDEAIRKVILVCDHEYVRKANERTGGVGTETQIISPEVYRKSRQDKFVAVVFEKNPEGKPFLPAYYSSRIYIDLSTPTSHAENFEQLMRWIFDKPLYKKPQLGKMPEYLKEDAIALGTTSKARRATESVRGALANWRGHVAEYFSAVSENLERFRLDADDCNRLEQSANTDRTSKNVETFLPYRNEAIGLISTMAMHLEDGQSSELLHRFFEDLLPFLDSSQTVASHLDTDFDNYRFIVHELFLYTIAILLGRQRFTDVCTLLQTQYYVPNLRVDSWNGMVSFEYMYQPIGFVAKAVENHLASSLHPHSDLLEKRSHESAVEFPKLMQADFVLYLRGELDRLPENRHWPRWYPVTLDGSSTTAGNMVFEVFARSQSTRYFNQILKILGIQSKEELDALMHRYAERSFRFRNWHSPAQMMGYEFIATRD; the protein is encoded by the coding sequence ATGAATACTCCCGCTCCCAAATGTTTCATGTCATACAGTTGGACAACAAAACAGCACGCAACTCGAGTACTTGAGCTATCGACGGATCTAGTTGAAAATGGCGTTGATGTTGTTTTAGACAAGTGGGACTTGCGAGAGGGACACGATGCCAATCATTTCATGGAAACGATGGTAAGTGATGAAGCAATCAGGAAAGTAATACTGGTTTGCGATCATGAGTATGTGAGAAAGGCAAACGAACGAACAGGTGGAGTGGGGACAGAAACACAAATAATATCACCAGAGGTATATAGGAAAAGCCGGCAGGACAAGTTTGTCGCAGTAGTATTCGAAAAGAATCCAGAGGGGAAGCCCTTCTTGCCTGCGTATTACAGTTCTAGAATCTACATTGACCTGTCCACTCCGACGAGTCACGCGGAAAACTTTGAACAACTTATGCGATGGATATTTGACAAGCCACTCTACAAGAAACCTCAGTTGGGAAAAATGCCTGAGTATCTTAAGGAGGACGCTATTGCACTTGGGACCACTAGTAAAGCTCGCAGAGCAACAGAGTCGGTTCGAGGAGCCCTAGCTAACTGGCGTGGGCACGTCGCAGAATATTTCTCGGCCGTTTCAGAGAATCTTGAACGCTTCCGACTTGATGCCGATGATTGCAATCGCCTCGAGCAATCAGCCAACACGGATCGGACGTCCAAGAATGTCGAGACTTTCTTGCCGTATCGCAACGAAGCGATCGGCTTGATTTCGACGATGGCCATGCACTTGGAAGACGGGCAATCTTCTGAACTGTTGCATCGCTTTTTCGAAGATCTTTTGCCCTTCTTAGACAGCTCGCAAACCGTGGCGAGTCATCTGGACACTGACTTCGATAATTATCGCTTCATTGTTCATGAACTGTTCTTATACACGATTGCTATTTTGCTAGGTCGCCAACGATTTACGGATGTCTGCACATTACTACAGACGCAATACTATGTTCCAAACCTCAGAGTTGATAGTTGGAACGGCATGGTTTCGTTTGAGTACATGTATCAACCTATTGGATTTGTAGCAAAGGCAGTCGAGAACCATTTAGCCTCCTCCCTTCACCCCCATTCCGATTTGTTGGAAAAAAGGTCACACGAATCAGCCGTTGAGTTCCCCAAACTCATGCAGGCAGATTTTGTTCTATACTTGCGTGGTGAACTAGATCGTTTACCTGAAAACAGACATTGGCCTAGATGGTATCCTGTAACTTTAGACGGTTCCTCGACAACTGCGGGCAATATGGTTTTTGAGGTATTTGCACGATCGCAGTCAACGCGATATTTCAACCAAATCCTTAAGATACTAGGCATTCAATCTAAAGAAGAATTAGACGCATTGATGCATAGGTATGCCGAACGTAGTTTTCGTTTTCGCAATTGGCATTCACCAGCTCAAATGATGGGCTACGAGTTCATCGCAACCCGAGATTAG
- a CDS encoding helix-turn-helix domain-containing protein: MPTLVSQSTLCELGRLIAEACVQGDNVSAIAERAGVSRTLVSQLRNGSCVGSPTIDKVVAILEAIGESMQIPPHS; the protein is encoded by the coding sequence ATGCCTACACTAGTCAGTCAATCCACCCTTTGCGAATTGGGACGCTTAATCGCTGAGGCTTGCGTACAAGGCGATAACGTTTCGGCTATTGCCGAGCGTGCCGGCGTTAGTCGAACACTGGTGTCGCAATTGCGCAATGGCAGCTGTGTCGGCTCGCCTACCATAGATAAGGTCGTGGCAATCCTGGAGGCGATTGGGGAAAGCATGCAGATCCCCCCTCACTCCTAA
- a CDS encoding polymorphic toxin-type HINT domain-containing protein, whose protein sequence is MKFDVRICSNRCLLEVLRCTTLLGAIAILTPNVQAQSAVVTGGSIICDPGNGKEVTWSGGSFSGVDGYTVVGCYAPVYYTSPTTYYSPGSGVGEGYPTSNPGSTSGSEVVNVPLKGPGLYPLQGVYVWFEYGEWNYSGGYYHWNSYGALCSWYWIPNPGGECFSAETQLLTPEGFKPIEHLSVGDLIYSSPRDKIATTPSVQEIKKVEVSRARLFNVVAGGHVIQTTQQHPFYEKDKGWIPAIELVAGDSLRSHTDKWVTVDSLRIGDEADVYSVSVDGKSSIFVGESNWDFSILVADSCSMNPSEPGFLKKSPSQRYVKVVPTK, encoded by the coding sequence ATGAAATTCGATGTAAGAATCTGTTCGAACCGATGTCTTCTGGAAGTATTGCGGTGCACCACCTTGCTGGGAGCGATTGCAATCTTAACGCCAAACGTCCAGGCTCAGAGTGCTGTCGTAACCGGAGGCAGCATCATATGCGATCCAGGAAACGGAAAGGAAGTGACATGGTCTGGTGGCTCCTTTTCAGGAGTGGATGGTTATACAGTTGTCGGTTGTTATGCGCCTGTCTATTACACGAGCCCAACAACATATTACTCTCCCGGTTCAGGAGTAGGCGAGGGTTACCCCACTTCAAACCCAGGTTCGACATCTGGTTCTGAAGTGGTAAATGTGCCGCTGAAGGGGCCTGGTCTATATCCTCTCCAGGGGGTCTACGTGTGGTTTGAGTATGGAGAGTGGAATTACAGCGGCGGATACTACCATTGGAACAGTTATGGAGCACTTTGTAGTTGGTATTGGATACCGAATCCCGGTGGGGAATGTTTTTCTGCAGAGACTCAATTGTTGACCCCAGAAGGATTCAAACCAATTGAGCATCTTTCTGTCGGCGATCTCATCTATTCTTCACCGCGCGACAAAATTGCGACGACTCCTTCAGTGCAGGAAATCAAGAAAGTAGAGGTCAGTCGCGCGAGATTATTTAACGTTGTTGCCGGCGGTCATGTCATTCAGACCACGCAGCAGCACCCTTTTTACGAAAAGGACAAGGGGTGGATACCTGCGATTGAGCTGGTTGCTGGTGACTCTTTGCGAAGCCATACGGACAAGTGGGTTACGGTTGACTCATTGCGCATTGGCGACGAGGCAGACGTCTACAGTGTTTCTGTGGATGGAAAAAGTAGTATTTTCGTGGGTGAGAGCAACTGGGATTTTTCAATCTTGGTGGCCGATTCATGTTCAATGAATCCGTCGGAGCCAGGGTTCCTGAAAAAATCGCCTAGTCAAAGGTATGTGAAAGTCGTTCCAACAAAGTAA
- a CDS encoding thermonuclease family protein, with the protein MWLRCFFGVLLCCFGALTAQGQELLPAHGSSSGSRLVVPDLPEQAARVWTDATGKYQVAGTLSAATSDTATLVNSEGRGKPVPLASLSELDQIYVRQLIAPRVDVTSRVILGRVVKVLDGDTLRVANALESVVTVRLNGIDAPESSQAFGHEAVEKLRDFCMDKMVRVEVGEVDRYGRSLAQVYVNDAWLNRNMVSSGLAWHYVEYSKDENLHKAEALAQAGKRGIWSEAERIAPWDWRNGVRAKTVAPVNVESTRETDVTVYLTKTGTHYHSSGCRHLSKSKIPVPLSRATSAYTPCQHCSPPR; encoded by the coding sequence ATGTGGCTGCGATGTTTCTTCGGAGTTCTCCTCTGTTGCTTCGGGGCCCTCACTGCCCAAGGTCAAGAGTTGCTTCCAGCGCATGGGAGTTCTTCGGGATCTCGTTTGGTAGTTCCCGATTTGCCCGAACAGGCGGCCCGGGTCTGGACTGATGCCACTGGAAAGTACCAGGTTGCAGGGACTTTGAGTGCAGCGACCAGCGACACAGCGACGCTGGTTAACTCTGAGGGACGCGGAAAACCCGTTCCTCTTGCCAGCTTGAGTGAGCTGGACCAGATCTACGTTCGTCAGCTCATCGCCCCGCGAGTCGATGTCACCTCCCGAGTGATCCTCGGCAGGGTCGTGAAAGTCCTAGACGGCGACACGCTGAGAGTCGCAAATGCTCTGGAATCCGTTGTAACTGTTCGACTCAACGGCATTGATGCTCCTGAAAGCAGTCAAGCCTTCGGGCATGAAGCGGTTGAGAAGCTTCGTGACTTCTGTATGGACAAGATGGTCCGAGTGGAAGTGGGCGAGGTTGATCGCTACGGCCGTTCATTGGCCCAGGTCTATGTAAATGACGCTTGGTTGAATCGCAACATGGTTTCGAGCGGGTTGGCGTGGCACTACGTCGAGTACTCGAAAGACGAGAACCTGCACAAAGCGGAAGCACTGGCGCAAGCCGGGAAACGAGGTATTTGGTCAGAGGCAGAGCGAATAGCCCCTTGGGATTGGCGCAATGGTGTGCGGGCAAAGACCGTAGCGCCCGTAAACGTTGAATCTACTCGAGAGACCGACGTCACTGTCTACCTCACGAAAACAGGAACCCACTACCACTCTTCAGGCTGCAGGCACTTGTCGAAGTCAAAGATTCCTGTGCCCTTGAGTAGGGCGACATCGGCATACACGCCATGCCAGCACTGCTCTCCGCCACGGTAG
- a CDS encoding 5'-3' exonuclease, translating to MTYLLIDGNNWFAQCHYANASGAAVTFQRRLLTVLEQVPHVLAVVCWDAGPTFRHSLSSRYKAHRSAKPDDFYASLKKARKLVDSAPGVESFDCEGYEADDCIASMVRIAHDEGEKAIMFSADRDLHQLLVTGMVSQVIGIKRATPSRLMFDAVTADRLELKYGVKPIQWIDYRAIVGDTSDGIAGCEGLGKAAATEVLTQCKTLEGFFRTPFAAKIQQRQRTALTNYRSELPLKRQLLTLVSDVPVPVAVLNRIHS from the coding sequence ATGACCTATCTGTTGATTGATGGAAACAATTGGTTTGCTCAATGCCATTATGCCAACGCTTCGGGGGCTGCCGTCACCTTCCAGCGGCGGCTGCTGACGGTCCTAGAACAGGTACCGCATGTCCTGGCAGTGGTCTGTTGGGACGCCGGGCCCACGTTTCGACACTCGCTGTCGTCGCGCTACAAAGCCCACCGCAGTGCCAAGCCTGATGACTTCTATGCCAGTTTGAAGAAAGCCCGCAAGCTGGTCGACTCGGCACCTGGCGTGGAGTCGTTCGATTGTGAAGGGTACGAAGCGGACGATTGCATTGCCTCCATGGTCCGGATTGCTCATGACGAGGGAGAAAAGGCGATCATGTTTTCCGCCGATCGCGATCTGCATCAACTGTTGGTAACCGGCATGGTGAGCCAGGTGATTGGCATCAAACGCGCTACCCCGTCCCGATTGATGTTCGATGCGGTAACCGCAGATCGTCTAGAGCTCAAATACGGAGTCAAGCCAATCCAGTGGATCGACTATCGGGCCATTGTGGGTGACACGAGCGATGGCATTGCCGGCTGCGAGGGGCTGGGCAAAGCCGCGGCGACCGAAGTGCTCACCCAGTGCAAGACGCTGGAGGGATTCTTCCGGACGCCCTTCGCGGCCAAGATCCAGCAGAGACAGCGGACGGCTCTCACTAACTATCGCAGTGAATTGCCACTGAAGCGGCAGCTGCTGACGTTGGTGAGCGATGTTCCTGTTCCAGTCGCTGTTCTGAATCGCATTCATTCCTAG
- a CDS encoding terminase gpA endonuclease subunit, with protein sequence MAKKTTKPAPAKRTPPRAAAKRSPGKTAPKVAPAKKAKPKPVAKAKSAAKSNPSKPPAVKPGKPVTIAKPASPDKLSPKAKEKAAYTKHRERAAARARFQSSGQREIGPLPPVADPQRRHDCGEDLQLALETYFPDVFALGWSSQHVEVIDALNQVLRFGGLYALGMPRGSGKTSLCIHCGVLAMLYGWRSYLVLLGAAAEAAYEMMDIVKVQLETNPLLLADFPEICHPIWQLEGIPQRGKGQMVGGEPTLISWSGRKKIVLPTVTHKDGRVTGGTVLQAVGLLGRIRGMLHQRSDGKSLRPDAFLGDDLQTDQSAKKVAQVERRETLLNGAVMGLAGPGKRIAGLSTVTIVQKGDLADRLLDRTLNPHWQGRTFSLVERWPTNTAKWEEYAELREVDLRAGQTLLPRATKLYRDHRKIMDIGAVVPWAQRRLDHELSALQSAQNLRLANPTTFEAEYQNNPQVSNTAIGQVAFPSSDDIVQRANGYARGDIPTGANHIFTAIDVQQDVLYWLQLALADDFTGWIIDYGTYPEQPLGAYWTLGQLQISLRQKTNIPDIQGAWFAGINNLMRDLYARSYVRDDGAEMSIDHTIIDANYGDSKKSVYNVCRQNPNRPIPFHGKGITAKQTPLDMRKKKQGERVGEEWFIPSTKGTKAPRHVISDTNILKTMIARRFLIPQGAGGDWTLFQASVAAHRMFADQASAEYPIETEGRGRKLLEWMLLPGRDNHWGDCLVMAGTLGLMAGCMPNKERYSKSPAAKRTKKSLQQLRAEAQAKRAA encoded by the coding sequence ATGGCGAAGAAAACTACCAAGCCAGCTCCCGCAAAACGCACTCCACCGCGAGCTGCTGCCAAACGCAGTCCGGGCAAGACTGCGCCAAAGGTAGCCCCTGCGAAAAAGGCTAAGCCGAAGCCAGTTGCAAAAGCCAAGTCAGCGGCCAAATCCAATCCCAGTAAACCGCCTGCAGTAAAACCTGGCAAGCCGGTCACTATTGCCAAGCCGGCGTCGCCAGACAAGTTGTCGCCCAAGGCCAAAGAGAAAGCGGCTTACACCAAACATCGCGAACGGGCTGCAGCTCGAGCTAGATTCCAGTCGTCCGGTCAACGCGAGATCGGACCATTGCCCCCAGTGGCCGATCCGCAGCGTCGGCACGACTGCGGTGAGGATCTGCAGTTGGCACTGGAGACCTATTTCCCGGATGTGTTTGCTCTGGGGTGGTCAAGCCAGCATGTGGAGGTGATTGACGCTCTGAACCAGGTCCTGCGATTCGGTGGCCTGTATGCGCTGGGGATGCCACGGGGGAGCGGGAAAACATCGCTGTGCATCCATTGTGGGGTGCTTGCGATGCTCTACGGTTGGCGGTCCTATCTCGTGCTGCTGGGGGCGGCGGCCGAAGCGGCTTACGAGATGATGGACATCGTCAAAGTCCAGCTCGAAACCAATCCACTCTTGCTCGCCGACTTCCCGGAGATCTGCCATCCCATCTGGCAGCTCGAAGGAATCCCGCAGCGAGGCAAGGGGCAAATGGTCGGTGGCGAACCGACGTTGATCTCATGGTCCGGACGCAAGAAGATCGTCCTGCCAACGGTCACCCACAAAGATGGTCGAGTCACAGGCGGGACAGTTCTGCAGGCGGTGGGACTGCTGGGGCGAATTCGCGGGATGTTGCACCAACGTTCGGACGGCAAATCACTCCGACCTGATGCGTTCCTGGGGGACGATTTGCAGACCGACCAATCGGCCAAGAAAGTCGCTCAGGTGGAACGACGCGAAACATTGCTCAACGGTGCAGTGATGGGCCTAGCGGGACCCGGCAAACGCATTGCAGGCCTGTCCACGGTAACGATCGTTCAGAAAGGGGACCTTGCTGACAGGTTACTCGATCGCACTCTCAATCCACATTGGCAAGGCCGCACATTCTCGCTGGTCGAACGTTGGCCCACCAACACCGCCAAATGGGAAGAGTACGCAGAGTTGCGGGAGGTTGATCTCCGGGCCGGTCAGACGTTGCTGCCACGCGCAACAAAGCTTTACCGTGATCATCGCAAGATCATGGATATTGGTGCCGTCGTACCCTGGGCACAACGGAGGTTGGATCACGAGCTCTCGGCACTGCAGTCCGCTCAAAACCTGCGACTGGCGAACCCCACCACATTCGAGGCCGAGTATCAGAACAATCCACAGGTTAGCAATACCGCCATTGGCCAAGTGGCGTTTCCGTCGAGTGATGACATCGTCCAGCGTGCCAATGGCTACGCGCGCGGGGACATCCCAACCGGCGCAAATCACATCTTCACGGCGATCGATGTTCAACAGGATGTCTTGTATTGGTTGCAGTTGGCGTTGGCCGACGACTTCACCGGGTGGATCATCGACTACGGAACCTACCCAGAGCAACCGCTGGGTGCCTACTGGACACTCGGCCAATTGCAGATCTCGCTGAGACAGAAAACCAACATCCCAGACATTCAGGGTGCCTGGTTTGCGGGGATCAACAATCTCATGCGTGATCTCTACGCACGCTCCTATGTGCGTGACGATGGCGCAGAGATGTCGATCGATCACACGATTATCGACGCCAACTACGGTGACTCCAAGAAGAGCGTCTACAACGTTTGCCGGCAGAACCCCAATCGTCCAATTCCATTCCACGGCAAGGGGATCACGGCTAAGCAAACACCACTCGATATGCGGAAGAAAAAACAGGGGGAGCGAGTCGGAGAGGAATGGTTCATTCCATCGACCAAAGGAACCAAGGCACCACGGCACGTGATCAGCGACACCAATATTCTCAAAACGATGATTGCCCGACGGTTCTTGATTCCGCAGGGGGCGGGGGGAGATTGGACGTTGTTCCAGGCCTCAGTTGCCGCTCACCGCATGTTTGCCGATCAAGCATCTGCAGAATATCCGATCGAGACCGAGGGCCGTGGACGGAAGCTGCTCGAATGGATGTTGTTGCCCGGCCGCGACAACCACTGGGGAGACTGCCTGGTCATGGCCGGCACGCTGGGATTGATGGCCGGCTGCATGCCCAACAAAGAACGCTACTCCAAATCTCCCGCCGCCAAACGCACCAAGAAGAGCCTGCAGCAGCTGCGGGCCGAGGCCCAAGCCAAACGCGCCGCTTAG
- a CDS encoding HD domain-containing protein: MQTPDSFGTIGSTIKVAAGHYVDLVNPDPATLDLETIAAALGKLCRFGGHTCQFYSVAEHSWMCCRLANYDECPEEVMRAVLLHDAAEAYLGDIVKPLKLLLPEYCRLEERMERAIMERFDVDLVGHADKIRAYDRQMLKVERNALLTEDNEPWADFDTIPDRNVDLAFYSPIQAASRFLSVAASLGVELGE, from the coding sequence ATGCAAACTCCGGATAGCTTTGGCACCATTGGCAGCACGATCAAGGTTGCGGCTGGCCATTATGTTGACTTGGTCAATCCGGATCCTGCGACCCTCGATTTGGAGACCATTGCGGCGGCTCTTGGCAAGCTGTGTAGATTTGGCGGGCACACCTGCCAGTTCTACTCGGTGGCCGAGCACTCTTGGATGTGTTGCCGCTTAGCGAACTACGACGAATGCCCCGAGGAAGTAATGCGGGCGGTGCTGTTGCACGATGCCGCCGAGGCATATTTGGGAGACATCGTCAAACCGTTGAAATTGCTCTTACCGGAGTACTGCCGGCTGGAGGAACGCATGGAGCGGGCGATTATGGAGCGTTTCGACGTCGACCTAGTTGGTCATGCCGACAAAATCCGTGCGTACGACCGGCAAATGCTGAAAGTCGAGCGCAACGCATTGTTGACCGAGGATAACGAGCCTTGGGCGGATTTCGATACGATCCCCGATCGCAACGTGGATTTGGCGTTTTACTCGCCGATTCAAGCCGCCAGTCGGTTCTTATCAGTGGCAGCCAGTTTAGGAGTTGAATTGGGTGAGTAG
- a CDS encoding ion transporter, producing MTPPLPAPQLPATSLPRQVELFLQLLICLSLAAFAIETLPDLSAQTRLWLDRFEVLTVAIFSVEYMWRLAIARNRVGFVTSFFGVTDLLSVLPFYLSLGVDLRSVRALRLLRLFRLLKLARYSSAIRRFHVAFLIAREELVLFFCVTCISLFLAAVGIYHFENPAQPEVFASIFHSLWWAVATLTTVGYGDIYPITVGGKIFTFVVLIVGLGIVSVPAGLVASALSKARDLEP from the coding sequence ATGACGCCACCCCTCCCCGCTCCGCAGCTCCCGGCCACTTCTCTCCCTCGGCAAGTTGAGCTGTTTTTACAGCTGCTCATTTGTCTCTCGCTAGCTGCCTTTGCGATTGAGACTCTTCCCGACCTTTCTGCCCAGACTCGCCTATGGTTAGACCGCTTTGAGGTCCTCACTGTGGCAATCTTCTCGGTGGAATACATGTGGCGTTTGGCTATTGCAAGAAACCGGGTTGGATTTGTCACTAGTTTTTTCGGTGTCACGGACCTGCTATCAGTCCTCCCCTTCTACCTGTCGTTGGGAGTCGATCTGAGATCTGTTCGAGCACTGAGACTGCTACGACTATTCAGGTTGCTCAAGCTTGCTCGTTACAGTTCTGCAATTCGTAGGTTCCATGTTGCCTTTCTAATTGCGCGAGAAGAGTTGGTACTATTTTTCTGCGTTACATGCATCTCGTTGTTCTTGGCAGCTGTCGGCATTTATCACTTCGAGAATCCCGCACAGCCGGAAGTGTTTGCATCCATCTTCCATAGTCTTTGGTGGGCTGTCGCCACGCTAACGACCGTTGGGTATGGCGACATTTACCCGATTACCGTGGGTGGCAAGATCTTCACTTTTGTCGTTCTCATAGTCGGCCTGGGTATCGTTTCAGTTCCGGCCGGCCTAGTTGCATCCGCCCTATCGAAAGCGCGAGATTTAGAGCCATAA
- a CDS encoding Do family serine endopeptidase — MFVKGMAAVVLAAAGVGMANFWTAEHGPGQSAYAQAPVLADPSHREAIQGAERLSDAFRAVAKKLRPSVVTITSLVERPTGRARGGIHGLGDMFLAPELRGMLPDELYEELQKRSNPRFPRQGPQLEELESEEEVEKTQAGMGSGVIVSVDGYILTNNHVVEDADELQVDLSDGRSYIAKVVGTDDLSDVAVLKIDATDLVAATMGDSSVIEVGDWVVAIGSPFGLDQTVTAGIISAMNRQTGILGNGYEDFLQTDAAINPGNSGGPLVNLRGEVVGINTAINSRTGSNAGIGFAIPATMASRIMEDLRSSGRVVRGLIAAKLGEVSAKNAAELKLPEGILRGALIAGVLRGGPADRGGLKEGDVVVKVDGRPIASFMQLRNMVAMTRPKTNLKFEFYRDGKLENAQVEVGEWTEEKLSELSGKTTIESLGMTVEPITVEQADRLGADLETGGVLVTEMERSGRGAELGIRPGDIIIEVNGREVTDAEKLVEELENPEDNFRMIIQRGGQLLMMRSSGR, encoded by the coding sequence ATGTTTGTAAAAGGAATGGCAGCTGTCGTTTTGGCAGCAGCGGGCGTCGGAATGGCTAATTTCTGGACGGCAGAGCATGGTCCTGGCCAATCTGCTTATGCCCAAGCCCCCGTGCTAGCGGACCCGAGCCATCGAGAGGCAATCCAAGGTGCGGAACGACTTTCCGACGCGTTTCGTGCGGTGGCTAAGAAGCTTCGGCCGAGTGTGGTGACGATCACTTCTCTGGTAGAGCGTCCGACAGGCAGAGCGAGGGGGGGAATCCATGGTTTAGGTGACATGTTTCTCGCCCCAGAATTGCGTGGCATGCTGCCTGACGAACTGTACGAAGAGCTCCAGAAACGCAGCAATCCACGCTTTCCCAGGCAGGGGCCCCAGCTCGAAGAGCTAGAATCGGAAGAAGAGGTCGAGAAAACCCAAGCGGGTATGGGGTCAGGGGTCATCGTCTCGGTTGATGGCTACATCCTGACCAACAACCATGTCGTCGAAGATGCCGATGAATTGCAAGTCGATTTAAGCGATGGCCGGTCGTACATTGCCAAGGTGGTAGGAACCGACGACTTGAGTGATGTGGCGGTCCTGAAAATCGACGCAACGGATCTTGTCGCAGCTACGATGGGCGACTCCTCGGTTATTGAAGTCGGCGACTGGGTCGTAGCAATCGGCAGCCCGTTTGGCTTGGATCAAACGGTGACCGCTGGCATTATCTCTGCCATGAATCGGCAGACGGGAATTTTGGGAAACGGTTACGAAGACTTCTTGCAGACCGACGCGGCTATTAACCCTGGCAATTCAGGCGGTCCCTTGGTCAATCTCCGCGGGGAGGTGGTTGGGATCAATACCGCCATCAATTCACGCACCGGCTCCAACGCTGGGATTGGCTTCGCGATTCCCGCCACCATGGCATCCAGGATCATGGAGGACCTGCGCTCTTCCGGACGCGTTGTGCGTGGTTTGATCGCCGCCAAGCTGGGGGAGGTGAGTGCAAAAAACGCAGCGGAGCTCAAGTTGCCCGAAGGGATTCTGCGGGGAGCGTTGATCGCGGGAGTGTTGCGAGGGGGACCTGCGGATCGAGGTGGCCTGAAAGAAGGGGATGTGGTGGTGAAAGTCGATGGACGTCCCATCGCCTCCTTCATGCAATTGCGCAATATGGTGGCCATGACGCGCCCAAAAACCAACTTGAAGTTTGAGTTCTACCGCGATGGCAAACTGGAGAATGCACAAGTCGAGGTGGGCGAATGGACCGAAGAGAAGCTGAGCGAATTGTCTGGCAAAACCACTATTGAATCGCTGGGCATGACGGTGGAACCGATCACGGTCGAGCAGGCCGATCGCCTGGGGGCGGATCTGGAGACTGGAGGGGTGTTGGTGACGGAGATGGAGCGTTCGGGGCGAGGTGCGGAATTGGGAATTCGTCCCGGCGATATCATTATCGAAGTCAATGGTCGGGAAGTCACCGACGCAGAGAAGCTTGTCGAGGAGTTGGAAAATCCCGAAGACAACTTCCGCATGATTATTCAGCGTGGGGGGCAACTGCTGATGATGCGTTCCTCAGGTCGCTAG
- a CDS encoding tyrosine-type recombinase/integrase: protein MASLEFDGYGYRLRFSVPGKRFQRVRLGDCGPEAAERAKHHVEMAIRAHRRRQPLPVPTLDWLYQSAPRQLLSELAKLGVVDDRRLLGDALRAWVMTKLSLSAKRLEQVERVSDSLQGALGDVELDAITPESLTSWGERLSEEYAENTVAGYCGIAKQFFGWVVKERLLADSPAARLPSRFVRSERLMEVASDTVEQLCQAVAGDELDVALRLARWGGLRAAEILRVRLSDLNVSASELRVRDTKRGCVRIVPLFPELGTLKAIALRRRDDVTHTGRQGLLMPDLGARTTSAMAQRAARLCERLDIVPWPRFWQNMRATRESELMDQFALKDVCAWIGNSPAVAIEHYAMVRKTEFNRAIGKAS, encoded by the coding sequence ATGGCATCACTTGAATTTGACGGATACGGATATCGATTGCGGTTTTCGGTACCGGGCAAGCGATTCCAACGCGTTCGCCTGGGGGACTGTGGTCCGGAGGCGGCGGAACGCGCAAAACATCACGTTGAGATGGCCATCCGCGCACACCGGCGTAGGCAACCTCTGCCGGTACCGACGCTCGATTGGCTCTACCAATCGGCTCCTCGGCAGCTGCTCAGCGAACTCGCCAAACTGGGCGTGGTCGACGATCGCAGACTGCTGGGGGACGCTCTGCGAGCCTGGGTAATGACAAAACTATCGTTGTCTGCCAAGAGGCTGGAGCAGGTTGAACGAGTGAGCGACAGTCTGCAGGGAGCACTTGGGGACGTTGAGCTGGATGCGATTACTCCGGAGAGTCTCACGAGCTGGGGGGAGCGACTGTCAGAAGAGTATGCCGAGAACACGGTGGCCGGCTACTGCGGGATTGCTAAGCAGTTTTTTGGATGGGTCGTCAAGGAGCGTCTGCTGGCCGACTCTCCGGCTGCCCGGCTGCCCAGTCGCTTTGTGCGATCGGAGCGGTTGATGGAGGTTGCGAGCGACACGGTTGAGCAGTTGTGTCAGGCCGTGGCTGGAGATGAGCTAGACGTTGCACTGCGTTTGGCGCGGTGGGGCGGTCTACGGGCCGCTGAGATTTTGCGAGTTCGGTTGAGTGATCTCAACGTGAGTGCTAGCGAATTGCGAGTGCGAGACACGAAACGTGGTTGCGTACGCATCGTGCCTTTGTTTCCGGAGCTCGGGACGCTCAAGGCCATTGCTCTGCGAAGACGTGACGATGTCACGCACACAGGCCGGCAGGGGCTGCTGATGCCAGACCTTGGGGCACGCACAACCAGTGCAATGGCCCAGCGGGCCGCGCGACTCTGCGAGAGGTTGGATATCGTTCCATGGCCTCGATTCTGGCAAAACATGCGGGCCACTCGTGAATCCGAGCTGATGGATCAATTCGCGCTCAAGGATGTCTGTGCGTGGATCGGCAACTCGCCGGCTGTGGCCATTGAACACTATGCCATGGTTCGCAAAACAGAATTCAACCGAGCGATCGGCAAAGCGTCCTAA